In Enterobacter sp. 638, a single window of DNA contains:
- a CDS encoding winged helix-turn-helix transcriptional regulator — protein MDGKSLDTPALNQPFPWAKQLVESLAPFAPIRSYRKGIRLGLIENGVQVCRIIHSGTIEVHRSSDGLLIVTLPAPGILGLGVHDAFIVTAETSKVSTLTVEELQRHISENGLWEVAAQHMMVVTNKLYSYSKQLSAPTAYEVIRNQLRELSHEPAHFREHVTIERYIRDKTHLSRSSIMKILAELKTGGYIVIKDGRLCEIKHLPAKY, from the coding sequence ATGGACGGAAAATCTTTGGATACTCCTGCATTAAACCAACCATTCCCTTGGGCCAAACAGTTGGTAGAATCGTTGGCGCCATTTGCGCCAATACGATCTTATCGTAAAGGTATCCGGTTGGGGCTCATTGAGAACGGTGTTCAGGTGTGCCGTATTATTCATTCCGGTACAATTGAAGTTCATCGTTCTTCAGATGGTCTTCTGATTGTCACACTACCCGCCCCAGGAATTCTTGGCCTGGGCGTTCATGACGCGTTTATTGTGACGGCTGAAACGAGCAAAGTCTCCACGTTGACAGTCGAAGAACTGCAACGGCACATCTCGGAGAATGGTCTTTGGGAAGTGGCTGCCCAACACATGATGGTCGTGACAAATAAGCTTTACTCGTACAGTAAGCAGTTGAGCGCCCCCACTGCGTATGAAGTGATTCGTAACCAGCTAAGGGAACTAAGTCACGAACCCGCTCACTTTCGTGAACACGTCACGATTGAACGTTATATCCGCGATAAAACGCATCTCTCCCGAAGCAGCATAATGAAAATTCTGGCTGAGTTAAAAACGGGTGGGTATATCGTCATTAAGGACGGGCGGTTATGCGAGATTAAGCATCTGCCCGCTAAATACTGA
- the fabI gene encoding enoyl-ACP reductase FabI — protein MGFLSGKRILVTGVASKLSIAYGIAQAMHREGAELAFTYQNDKLKGRVEEFAAQLGSSIILECDVAQDESIDGMFAELAKVWPKFDGFVHSIGFAPGDQLDGDYVNAVTREGFKIAHDISSYSFVAMAKACRTMLNPGSALLTLSYLGAERAIPNYNVMGLAKASLEANVRYMANAMGPEGVRVNGISAGPIRTLAASGIKDFRKMLAHCEAVTPIRRTVTIEDVGNSAAFLCSDLSAGISGEVVHVDGGFNIAAMNELEIK, from the coding sequence ATGGGTTTTCTTTCCGGTAAGCGCATTCTGGTAACTGGCGTCGCCAGCAAACTGTCCATCGCCTACGGCATCGCACAGGCTATGCACCGCGAAGGCGCTGAACTGGCGTTCACCTACCAGAACGACAAGCTGAAAGGCCGCGTTGAAGAGTTTGCCGCGCAGCTGGGTTCAAGCATCATTCTGGAATGCGACGTTGCTCAAGACGAAAGCATTGACGGTATGTTCGCTGAACTGGCAAAAGTATGGCCAAAATTCGACGGTTTCGTTCACTCAATCGGTTTCGCACCGGGCGATCAGTTGGACGGCGACTATGTGAATGCGGTAACCCGTGAAGGCTTCAAAATCGCTCACGACATCAGCTCTTACAGCTTCGTGGCCATGGCAAAAGCGTGCCGCACCATGCTGAATCCAGGCTCTGCTCTGCTGACTCTGTCCTACCTGGGCGCTGAGCGTGCTATCCCTAACTATAACGTTATGGGTCTGGCTAAAGCATCTCTGGAAGCTAACGTGCGCTACATGGCGAACGCAATGGGTCCAGAAGGCGTGCGTGTTAACGGTATTTCTGCAGGCCCAATCCGTACTCTGGCGGCTTCCGGTATCAAAGATTTCCGTAAAATGCTGGCACATTGCGAAGCGGTTACCCCGATTCGTCGTACCGTCACCATCGAAGACGTGGGTAACTCTGCGGCTTTCCTGTGCTCTGACCTCTCTGCTGGCATCTCCGGTGAAGTGGTTCACGTTGACGGCGGTTTCAACATCGCGGCGATGAACGAGCTGGAAATTAAATAA
- a CDS encoding CMD domain-containing protein: MEQRRFSGKGHWYHETQTNHCPDDVLPLVPEAANVADRFLLDLALPNEIVTHCESWLTPSLVLRDRLFPRQVNLSRLHTLSAYDRLSTALTVAQACGVQRLCDHYAALLAPLPGPDSSRESNQRLAQITQYARQLACSPDVINSRAQLQLDEVGLTTYDVILINQIIGFIGFQARVVAAFQALLGHPVRWLPGHHIPPHAQIDDINMSEWASTIPGVELRYASAQQLESLARWQSEVCLGDLAPVLCHDPALLDCLGEILTSGIKDLPAHYAKHPSLPGAVDLLTRSPDRFSAAQLTPLIDDGIPAADAINLLAWTAFCGWLNRLKIALRAGE; encoded by the coding sequence ATGGAACAACGCCGTTTTTCCGGCAAAGGCCACTGGTATCACGAAACCCAGACAAATCATTGTCCGGATGACGTTCTCCCGCTGGTTCCCGAGGCCGCTAATGTCGCCGACCGTTTTTTGCTCGATTTAGCGTTACCGAACGAAATTGTGACGCACTGTGAAAGCTGGTTAACCCCCTCGCTGGTTTTACGCGATCGGCTTTTCCCTCGTCAGGTTAATCTGAGCCGTCTCCATACGCTCAGCGCTTACGATCGTTTAAGCACCGCGCTAACGGTTGCCCAGGCGTGCGGGGTGCAGCGTTTATGTGATCATTATGCCGCTCTTCTGGCTCCTCTTCCGGGTCCAGACTCCTCGCGTGAAAGCAATCAACGTCTCGCCCAAATTACCCAATATGCTCGCCAGCTTGCCTGCTCACCTGACGTGATCAATTCTAGGGCGCAGCTGCAGCTTGATGAAGTGGGCCTGACGACTTACGACGTTATTCTGATCAATCAAATCATCGGTTTTATCGGTTTTCAGGCGCGCGTGGTTGCCGCGTTTCAGGCGTTGCTCGGACATCCCGTGCGTTGGTTGCCGGGCCATCACATTCCCCCTCATGCTCAAATCGATGATATCAACATGAGCGAGTGGGCATCGACTATCCCGGGCGTAGAGTTACGCTACGCGAGCGCGCAGCAGCTGGAATCGCTTGCTCGCTGGCAATCAGAAGTCTGTCTCGGCGATCTCGCGCCAGTGCTGTGCCACGACCCCGCATTACTGGATTGCTTAGGTGAGATTTTGACAAGCGGCATTAAGGATTTACCGGCGCACTATGCAAAACACCCGTCACTCCCGGGTGCTGTGGACTTACTCACACGCTCCCCCGACCGCTTCAGCGCCGCGCAACTGACACCGCTGATTGATGATGGGATTCCGGCTGCGGATGCCATTAACTTGCTCGCCTGGACCGCTTTTTGCGGGTGGCTTAACCGCCTGAAAATCGCGTTGCGCGCGGGCGAATAA
- a CDS encoding exoribonuclease II: protein MLQDNPLLAQLKQQLHSQTPRAEGVVKATEKGFGFLEVDAQKSYFIPPPQMKKVMHGDRVTAVIHTQKDRETAEPEELIEPFLTRFVGKVHKKDDRLSIVPDHPLLKDAIPCRADRNCEHDFKEGDWAVAQMRRHPLKGDRGFYADLTHFITYSDDHFVPWWVTLARHNLEKEAPNGVATEMLDEGLERRDLTALNFVTIDSASTQDMDDALYVEEGADGKLHLTVAIADPTAWIAEGSKLDDSAKVRAFTNYLPGFNIPMLPRELSDDLCSLRPNQIRPVLACRMTIAADGTIEDDIEFFAATIESKAKLAYDDVSNWLEGAGNWKPESEAIAQQITLLQRVCLSRGEWRKTHALVFKDRPDYRFVLGEKGEVLDIVAEPRRIANRIVEESMIAANICAARVLRDKLGFGIYNVHTGFDPANTEALAALLKTHDVHVDPQEVLTLEGFCKLRRELDAQPSGFLDSRIRRFQSYAEISTEPGPHFGLGLEAYATWTSPIRKYGDMVNHRLLKAIVKGETIARPQDEATVQMAERRRLNRMAERDVGDWLYARFLSDKAGTDTRFAAEIIDISRGGMRVRLVENGAVAFIPAPFLHAVRDELVCSQENGSVQIKGETVYKVTDVIDVNIAEVRMETRSIIARPVV from the coding sequence ATGCTTCAGGACAACCCGCTGCTAGCGCAGCTTAAACAGCAACTGCATTCCCAGACGCCGCGTGCAGAAGGGGTCGTAAAAGCCACGGAAAAAGGCTTTGGCTTCCTGGAAGTCGACGCGCAGAAAAGCTACTTCATCCCGCCTCCGCAGATGAAGAAAGTGATGCACGGCGATCGTGTGACGGCGGTTATTCACACCCAAAAGGATCGTGAAACTGCCGAGCCAGAAGAACTTATCGAGCCTTTCCTGACCCGCTTTGTTGGGAAGGTCCACAAAAAAGACGACCGTCTTTCTATTGTTCCAGATCATCCCCTGCTGAAAGATGCGATTCCTTGCCGTGCAGATCGCAACTGCGAGCACGATTTCAAAGAAGGTGACTGGGCCGTTGCCCAGATGCGTCGCCATCCCCTGAAAGGCGATCGCGGTTTCTATGCCGATCTGACCCATTTTATTACCTACAGCGACGACCATTTCGTCCCGTGGTGGGTGACGCTTGCGCGTCATAACCTGGAAAAAGAAGCGCCAAACGGCGTGGCGACCGAAATGCTGGACGAAGGCCTCGAGCGTCGCGATCTGACGGCGCTGAACTTTGTCACCATCGACAGCGCCAGTACGCAGGATATGGATGATGCGCTGTATGTCGAAGAAGGTGCTGACGGCAAACTGCATTTGACCGTCGCGATTGCTGATCCGACCGCCTGGATTGCGGAAGGCAGCAAACTGGACGATTCGGCGAAAGTCCGGGCGTTTACGAACTATCTACCGGGCTTTAACATCCCAATGCTGCCCCGTGAACTGTCTGACGATCTCTGCTCGCTTCGTCCGAATCAGATTCGCCCGGTTCTCGCCTGCCGTATGACCATCGCCGCAGATGGCACGATTGAAGATGACATCGAATTCTTCGCTGCCACTATCGAATCTAAAGCCAAACTGGCCTACGACGATGTTTCAAATTGGCTGGAAGGCGCAGGCAATTGGAAACCAGAGAGCGAGGCTATTGCACAGCAAATCACGCTGCTGCAACGCGTGTGTCTGAGTCGTGGCGAATGGCGTAAAACTCATGCGCTGGTCTTCAAGGACCGCCCTGATTATCGCTTCGTTCTGGGCGAAAAAGGGGAAGTGCTGGACATCGTTGCTGAACCACGCCGCATCGCCAACCGCATTGTGGAAGAATCGATGATTGCTGCCAACATTTGTGCGGCGCGTGTTCTGCGCGACAAATTAGGCTTTGGCATCTACAACGTGCATACCGGCTTTGACCCAGCCAACACCGAAGCGCTGGCTGCCCTGCTCAAAACACATGATGTCCACGTTGATCCGCAGGAAGTGCTGACTCTGGAAGGATTCTGCAAACTTCGTCGTGAACTTGACGCGCAACCGTCAGGTTTCCTCGACAGCCGCATTCGTCGCTTCCAGTCGTATGCTGAAATTAGCACCGAACCGGGCCCACACTTTGGTTTAGGCCTTGAAGCGTACGCGACATGGACTTCCCCAATCCGTAAATACGGCGACATGGTTAACCATCGTCTGCTGAAAGCGATTGTAAAAGGCGAAACCATTGCGCGTCCGCAGGATGAAGCCACTGTACAGATGGCTGAGCGCCGCCGCCTGAATCGCATGGCTGAACGTGATGTCGGTGACTGGCTGTATGCGCGCTTCCTGAGTGACAAAGCCGGTACTGATACCCGTTTTGCCGCTGAGATTATTGATATCAGCCGTGGCGGCATGCGTGTCCGCCTGGTGGAGAATGGTGCTGTTGCCTTTATTCCTGCGCCTTTCCTGCATGCGGTCCGCGATGAACTGGTGTGTAGCCAGGAAAACGGTTCTGTGCAGATCAAAGGTGAAACGGTTTACAAGGTCACAGATGTGATTGATGTGAACATTGCGGAAGTCCGTATGGAAACCCGCAGCATTATCGCGCGCCCTGTCGTCTGA
- the pdeR gene encoding cyclic di-GMP phosphodiesterase, whose product MIDDMEQNLLFRYMGTHSPWWRLAADSNALHLAASENADITQVVALSDEQADIVRQLTVITSSVTMTLSLYGVDVPLHLVGRKINKKEWAGTASAWNDTPSVARDLVQSLSFAEQVVSEANSVIVILDQHGNIQRFNRLSEEYTGLKEQEVIGQNVFKLFMSRSEAAASKRNISGFFRNGSSYEVERWIKTRKGQRLFLFRNKFVHSGSGKNEIFLICSGTDITEERRAQERLRVLANTDTITGLPNRNAIHELISDSISQRGETQVGVVYLDLDNFKKVNDAYGHMFGDQLLQSVALAILSCLDEGQVLARLGGDEFIVLATDTSQSTLEAMASRILTRLRQPFRIGLIEIYTGCSLGISLAPQHGTDRESIIRNADTAMYTAKESGRGKFCVFSPEMNQRVFEYLWLDTNLRRALDKDQLLIHYQPKITWRGEVRSLEALVRWQSPERGLIPPLEFISYAEESGLIVPLGRWVMLDVVRQVAKWRDKGINLRVAVNVSARQLADQTIFSDLKQALKDLNFEYCPIDVELTESCLIENEELALSVIQQFSKLGAQIHLDDFGTGYSSLSQLARFPIDAIKLDQVFVRDIHKQSISQSLVRAIVAVAQALNLQVIAEGVESAKEDAFLTKNGVNERQGFLFAKPMPAAAFERWFKRYQAKKLR is encoded by the coding sequence ATGATTGACGATATGGAGCAAAATTTGCTGTTTCGTTACATGGGCACCCACAGTCCCTGGTGGCGGTTGGCAGCGGACAGCAATGCTCTGCATCTGGCCGCAAGCGAAAATGCTGATATCACACAAGTGGTCGCCCTGAGTGACGAGCAAGCCGACATTGTTCGTCAGTTGACGGTGATCACCTCCAGCGTCACTATGACCCTTTCTCTTTATGGTGTTGATGTCCCGCTTCATCTCGTGGGCCGCAAAATCAATAAAAAAGAGTGGGCAGGCACCGCTTCAGCGTGGAATGACACCCCTTCTGTCGCACGCGATCTGGTACAAAGCTTGTCCTTCGCCGAACAGGTGGTATCCGAAGCCAACTCCGTCATTGTTATCCTGGACCAGCACGGTAATATTCAGCGCTTCAATCGTTTGAGTGAAGAATATACGGGCCTGAAAGAACAGGAAGTCATCGGACAAAACGTTTTTAAACTGTTCATGAGCCGCAGTGAAGCAGCCGCCTCTAAGCGCAACATCTCGGGTTTTTTCCGTAATGGCAGCTCGTATGAAGTGGAGCGCTGGATTAAAACGCGCAAAGGCCAGCGGTTATTTCTGTTCAGAAATAAATTCGTGCACAGCGGCAGCGGTAAAAATGAAATCTTCCTTATCTGCTCGGGCACCGATATCACAGAAGAGCGTCGGGCACAGGAGCGACTTCGGGTTCTGGCGAATACTGACACCATTACGGGCCTGCCAAACCGTAATGCGATCCACGAATTAATCAGCGACAGCATTTCTCAGCGCGGTGAAACTCAAGTTGGGGTGGTGTATCTCGATCTCGATAATTTTAAGAAGGTAAACGATGCCTACGGGCATATGTTTGGCGACCAACTGCTGCAGTCCGTCGCATTAGCCATTTTAAGCTGTCTGGATGAAGGCCAGGTGCTGGCTCGTCTTGGGGGCGATGAATTTATCGTTCTGGCTACCGACACGTCACAGAGCACGCTTGAGGCGATGGCATCGCGCATCCTGACGCGTTTGCGTCAGCCTTTCCGCATCGGTCTTATCGAGATTTATACCGGTTGTTCGCTTGGGATCTCCCTTGCGCCACAGCATGGTACGGATCGCGAAAGTATTATTCGTAACGCGGATACCGCGATGTATACGGCCAAAGAAAGTGGCCGCGGTAAGTTCTGCGTATTCTCGCCGGAAATGAACCAGCGTGTTTTCGAATATCTGTGGCTGGACACCAACCTGCGTAGAGCGCTGGATAAGGATCAGCTCTTAATCCACTATCAGCCCAAAATAACGTGGCGTGGCGAAGTCAGAAGCCTGGAAGCGCTGGTACGCTGGCAGTCGCCGGAACGCGGTTTGATTCCACCCCTTGAGTTTATCTCTTATGCCGAAGAATCTGGGCTGATTGTGCCCCTTGGCCGCTGGGTCATGCTGGACGTGGTGCGCCAGGTCGCGAAGTGGCGTGACAAAGGGATCAACCTGCGCGTCGCCGTTAACGTTTCAGCGCGTCAGCTCGCCGACCAGACTATTTTCAGTGATTTAAAACAGGCGCTGAAAGATCTCAATTTCGAATATTGCCCGATCGATGTCGAATTGACGGAGAGCTGTTTGATTGAAAATGAAGAGCTGGCGCTGTCGGTTATTCAGCAATTCAGTAAGCTCGGGGCGCAGATCCATCTTGATGATTTCGGCACCGGTTATTCCTCTTTATCCCAGCTGGCCCGTTTCCCTATTGACGCGATTAAGCTCGATCAGGTGTTTGTGCGTGATATTCACAAACAGTCTATCTCCCAGTCGTTGGTACGAGCGATTGTGGCCGTTGCTCAGGCGCTGAATTTGCAGGTCATTGCGGAAGGCGTAGAGAGCGCGAAAGAAGACGCCTTTCTGACCAAGAACGGCGTCAACGAACGGCAAGGTTTTCTGTTTGCAAAGCCGATGCCCGCTGCCGCATTCGAGCGGTGGTTTAAGCGCTATCAGGCTAAAAAATTGCGCTAA
- a CDS encoding crotonase/enoyl-CoA hydratase family protein, with the protein MTVIDQATCKLFTDPERFTQLAGYYEEERRTLWMLLRAQPRPCFNHALIEEIMNMSWLVRQSGYAVDFWVTGSLVPDMYNTGGDLRFFVECIQNGRREALRAYARACVDCVHAASRGFDSGAITLAMVEGSALGGGFEAALAHHFVLAQRDARLGFPEIAFNLFPGMGGYSLVARRAGMKLAEELIYKGESHTAEWHEQYGLVDVLFEPGQGYVSTRTFIDTLQPKLNGVRAMLRARQRVMQLPRSELMDITEDWVEAAFCLEPKDIAYMERLVMLQNRHNAVGVRKAS; encoded by the coding sequence ATGACAGTCATCGATCAAGCAACCTGTAAACTGTTCACCGACCCTGAACGTTTCACACAACTCGCGGGATATTACGAGGAAGAAAGACGCACCCTATGGATGTTGCTCCGCGCCCAGCCACGTCCCTGTTTTAATCATGCGTTAATTGAAGAAATTATGAATATGTCATGGCTGGTCAGGCAATCTGGTTACGCTGTGGACTTTTGGGTGACAGGCTCGCTTGTCCCCGATATGTACAATACCGGAGGCGATCTCCGTTTCTTCGTTGAATGCATCCAGAATGGCCGACGCGAAGCGTTACGTGCTTACGCCCGCGCCTGTGTCGACTGCGTACATGCGGCGTCACGAGGCTTTGATTCGGGGGCCATCACGTTGGCAATGGTTGAGGGCAGCGCACTCGGTGGCGGATTTGAAGCCGCGCTGGCGCACCATTTTGTGCTGGCGCAGCGTGACGCCCGGTTAGGTTTTCCGGAAATCGCGTTTAACCTCTTCCCCGGCATGGGAGGATACTCGCTGGTTGCTCGGCGCGCAGGGATGAAGCTGGCCGAGGAGCTTATCTATAAAGGGGAATCGCACACCGCGGAATGGCATGAGCAATATGGGCTTGTGGATGTACTTTTCGAGCCGGGACAAGGCTACGTGTCGACCCGCACGTTTATCGATACTTTACAGCCCAAACTCAATGGCGTCAGGGCGATGCTGCGTGCGCGGCAGCGGGTCATGCAACTGCCGCGCAGTGAACTGATGGACATTACCGAAGACTGGGTCGAAGCGGCTTTTTGTCTGGAGCCAAAAGATATTGCCTATATGGAGCGCCTGGTTATGCTGCAAAATCGCCACAATGCTGTCGGGGTTCGTAAAGCCAGTTAG